The following coding sequences lie in one Pontibacter sp. G13 genomic window:
- the gyrA gene encoding DNA gyrase subunit A — protein MAEGEKIVTRIIEDEMKNAYIDYSMSVIVSRALPDVRDGLKPVHRRVLYGMSELGLASNRPYKKSARIVGEVLGKFHPHGDSAVYDTMVRMAQPWSLRYPLVDGQGNFGSIDGDNPAAMRYTEARLRKIAEELLADLEKNTVDFRLNFDDSLQEPTVLPAKVPNLLINGASGIAVGMATNMPPHNLVEVVNATKAYIDNTDIDIVGLMEYVKGPDFPTGATIYGVEGIQQAYATGKGRVVMRAKADIEIDSNDRERIIITEIPYQVNKATTIEKISHLVNEKRLEGISYVNDESDRQGMRIVVDLKRDANAQVVLNKLYQLTPLQSSFSINNVALVNGRPQTLNLKDMIRHFVDHRHEVVTRRTQYELEEAEKRAHILKGLLIALDNLDEVIALIRASQTADLARAGLIERFELSEMQAKAILDMRLQRLTGLEREKIENQFKDLMEKIDYYRAVLADVNMRMGIIKDELDEMIEKFGDERRTNITYSDGEIRIEDLIANEDMIVTITNQGYIKRTLATAYQAQGRGGTGFRGTGTKDSDFVEHLISTRTHNYMLFFTEMGKCFWLRVYQIPQGERTNRGRPIQNMINIDREDRVKAFITVESLDDQDFLNSHYIIMATRKGQVKKTLLRDYSRPRANGILAITINEGDELLEAKLTDGNSHIVIGTREGYAVRFEEEKVREMGRTAMGVRGITLQNDEDAVVGMLVVSDDQANILVVSEQGYGKQTSVEEYRVTNRGGKGVKTINVSDKIGKLVAVKKVENPEEEDLMIITKMGITIRMEVSGINVLGRNTQGVRLIKLKGGDEIASATIVVETEEEKTAVEGDEETPDTPETDTQDDTPDTDE, from the coding sequence ATGGCAGAAGGAGAAAAGATCGTCACGAGGATCATCGAGGACGAGATGAAGAATGCCTACATTGACTACTCGATGTCGGTAATCGTCTCAAGGGCTTTGCCTGATGTCCGAGATGGTCTCAAACCGGTTCACCGCCGGGTACTGTACGGAATGTCCGAATTGGGACTGGCCAGCAACCGCCCTTACAAGAAGTCTGCAAGGATTGTAGGTGAGGTGCTTGGTAAGTTTCACCCTCACGGCGATAGCGCCGTGTATGATACCATGGTCCGGATGGCTCAGCCTTGGTCCCTCAGATATCCACTGGTGGACGGTCAAGGAAACTTTGGTTCCATCGATGGGGACAACCCTGCGGCCATGCGTTACACAGAGGCCCGATTGAGAAAGATCGCGGAAGAGTTGCTCGCTGACCTCGAAAAAAATACCGTCGATTTCCGTCTCAACTTTGACGACTCCCTTCAGGAGCCTACCGTACTTCCTGCCAAGGTTCCCAACCTCCTCATCAATGGAGCGAGTGGTATCGCCGTGGGGATGGCCACCAATATGCCTCCCCACAACCTCGTGGAAGTCGTGAATGCCACCAAGGCATACATCGACAATACCGATATCGACATCGTGGGACTCATGGAGTACGTCAAAGGCCCTGACTTCCCGACCGGAGCTACCATCTATGGAGTAGAAGGAATTCAGCAAGCTTATGCCACTGGTAAAGGCCGAGTGGTGATGCGTGCAAAAGCGGATATCGAGATTGATAGCAATGACCGTGAGCGAATCATCATCACTGAGATTCCTTACCAGGTCAATAAGGCTACCACCATCGAGAAGATCTCCCACTTGGTGAACGAAAAGCGCCTCGAAGGAATCTCTTACGTAAATGATGAATCCGACCGTCAAGGGATGCGAATTGTCGTGGATCTCAAACGCGATGCCAATGCCCAGGTCGTATTGAATAAACTGTACCAACTGACGCCGCTGCAATCTTCATTCAGCATCAACAACGTCGCTTTGGTCAACGGGCGTCCTCAAACGCTCAATCTCAAAGACATGATCCGCCATTTTGTGGATCATCGTCATGAAGTGGTGACTCGCCGTACCCAGTATGAACTGGAAGAGGCCGAGAAAAGAGCCCACATCCTCAAAGGATTGCTGATTGCATTGGATAACCTCGATGAGGTGATCGCATTGATCCGTGCTTCCCAAACGGCTGATCTTGCCCGTGCAGGATTGATCGAGCGATTTGAACTGTCCGAAATGCAGGCCAAAGCGATCCTCGATATGAGACTCCAACGCCTGACTGGACTCGAGCGCGAAAAAATCGAGAACCAGTTCAAGGACCTCATGGAGAAAATCGATTACTACCGTGCGGTATTGGCTGATGTGAACATGAGAATGGGCATCATCAAGGACGAACTCGACGAGATGATCGAGAAGTTCGGAGATGAACGCCGTACCAATATCACATACTCTGATGGAGAAATCCGGATCGAAGACCTCATTGCCAATGAGGATATGATCGTCACCATCACCAACCAAGGATATATCAAACGTACCCTCGCAACTGCCTATCAAGCGCAAGGGCGTGGAGGTACTGGATTCCGTGGAACAGGTACCAAGGACTCCGATTTTGTGGAGCACTTGATATCCACTCGGACCCACAACTACATGTTGTTCTTCACTGAAATGGGTAAATGTTTCTGGTTGCGCGTCTACCAGATCCCTCAAGGTGAGAGAACCAACCGAGGACGTCCGATCCAGAACATGATCAATATCGACCGCGAAGACCGAGTGAAGGCCTTCATCACGGTGGAGAGTCTGGACGATCAGGACTTCCTGAATTCCCATTACATCATCATGGCTACCCGCAAAGGACAGGTCAAAAAGACCTTGCTGCGCGATTATAGCCGTCCTCGTGCCAATGGTATTCTCGCAATTACCATCAACGAAGGAGATGAACTCTTGGAAGCTAAACTGACAGATGGCAATAGCCACATCGTCATTGGTACCCGTGAGGGATATGCTGTCCGTTTCGAAGAAGAAAAAGTTCGTGAAATGGGCCGTACTGCGATGGGGGTTCGCGGAATCACCTTGCAGAATGACGAAGATGCAGTGGTCGGAATGTTGGTAGTGTCTGACGATCAGGCCAATATTCTGGTGGTGTCCGAACAGGGATATGGCAAGCAGACCAGCGTAGAAGAATATCGGGTCACAAACCGTGGCGGAAAAGGGGTAAAAACCATCAACGTCTCGGATAAGATCGGTAAGCTGGTGGCCGTTAAGAAGGTCGAAAACCCAGAGGAGGAGGATCTCATGATCATCACCAAAATGGGCATTACCATCCGAATGGAAGTCTCTGGAATCAACGTGTTGGGACGAAACACCCAAGGGGTGCGCCTCATCAAGTTGAAAGGCGGGGACGAAATCGCTTCTGCAACCATCGTGGTGGAAACCGAAGAAGAAAAGACAGCCGTGGAAGGTGATGAAGAAACGCCTGATACTCCGGAAACGGATACTCAGGACGATACACCTGACACTGACGAATAA
- a CDS encoding tetratricopeptide repeat protein — MKKLTFFAASMLLGIAAVIAQPSKVTGGIISIDGGDYGPGIEKLEQGISDLSLFTGGKAKKIPKAYYKLSYAYLQVAQDTSMTELRAQYPDAAFRSKKYYDLLKDTEYNEKQLRDATLFIEPFLPNVMFNDGYVAFMAEDYETAKKNLEATIDLNPDYFMTHRLLATTYLSLTDTPAAIASLEKSLDVFNANYVDAGFTPEQLEANQEYQAAKGQISYVSQQLAVIYNAQGKPSKAIETLGRGLEIVPDDEDIKRQELSIYNQNPELFEQARAKFQAAVDANPDDYNVKLAFASLLERNGEGEQAFKYYQEAYKNDPNNKLANYGMFAYYNNKAAEMSAKKADLDDEEEIDAMNAEILKLLETSYPYCKWLHEEDPTEVQWLQKLVEITGYLELDEEMVEYAGKLRELNN; from the coding sequence ATGAAGAAACTCACTTTCTTTGCCGCGAGCATGCTGCTGGGTATTGCGGCCGTCATTGCCCAGCCGTCGAAGGTGACCGGCGGGATCATCTCCATTGACGGAGGAGATTACGGTCCTGGTATCGAAAAGCTCGAGCAGGGTATCTCTGACCTGAGCCTGTTTACAGGTGGAAAGGCCAAGAAAATCCCTAAAGCATACTACAAGCTTTCCTACGCTTATCTGCAAGTGGCTCAGGATACTTCTATGACAGAACTCCGTGCCCAATATCCAGATGCTGCATTTCGCTCCAAAAAGTACTACGACCTCTTGAAGGATACTGAGTACAACGAAAAGCAGTTGAGAGATGCAACTTTGTTCATCGAACCCTTCTTGCCTAACGTCATGTTCAATGATGGATATGTAGCTTTCATGGCAGAGGATTACGAAACTGCCAAGAAGAACTTGGAAGCCACCATCGACTTGAATCCTGATTATTTCATGACGCATCGTCTGTTGGCAACCACATACCTTTCCTTGACTGATACGCCTGCTGCTATCGCTTCTTTGGAAAAAAGCTTGGACGTATTCAACGCGAACTACGTGGACGCTGGGTTTACGCCTGAGCAATTGGAAGCAAACCAAGAGTACCAAGCTGCCAAAGGACAGATCAGCTATGTGTCCCAGCAATTGGCGGTGATCTACAACGCTCAAGGAAAGCCTTCCAAGGCAATTGAAACTTTGGGCCGTGGTCTGGAGATCGTTCCTGACGATGAGGATATCAAGCGTCAAGAGCTGTCCATCTACAACCAAAACCCTGAACTCTTCGAGCAGGCTCGTGCGAAGTTCCAGGCTGCTGTAGATGCCAACCCGGATGACTACAACGTGAAGTTGGCATTCGCTAGCTTGCTAGAGCGGAATGGCGAGGGAGAACAAGCTTTCAAATACTACCAAGAAGCTTACAAAAATGATCCAAACAACAAATTGGCCAACTACGGTATGTTCGCATACTACAACAACAAGGCGGCTGAAATGAGTGCCAAAAAGGCTGATTTGGACGATGAAGAAGAAATCGACGCGATGAATGCTGAGATCCTCAAGTTGCTCGAAACTTCTTACCCATACTGTAAGTGGTTGCACGAGGAAGATCCTACCGAAGTACAGTGGCTCCAGAAATTGGTGGAAATCACAGGATACCTCGAATTGGATGAGGAAATGGTTGAGTACGCTGGCAAGCTCCGCGAACTGAACAACTAG